Proteins encoded together in one Allomeiothermus silvanus DSM 9946 window:
- a CDS encoding type II toxin-antitoxin system VapC family toxin produces the protein MDTSVLVRLYYLEPEDPFGWAVDLAQRPGALLAASHLAYVETLAAFHALRRGRALTSRRQTSLSAAFRADWPSFLRVPLSLPGVQLAGALVEEHPLRGADALQLASFAWLREKQERGRFFTLDRRLYRVAWGLVPTVPVPAFAEG, from the coding sequence CTGGACACCAGCGTCCTGGTGCGCCTGTACTATCTGGAGCCGGAGGACCCCTTTGGGTGGGCGGTGGACCTGGCCCAGCGCCCGGGTGCGCTCCTCGCCGCCTCCCACCTGGCCTACGTGGAGACCCTGGCCGCCTTCCACGCCCTGCGCCGGGGAAGGGCCCTCACCTCGCGGCGCCAGACCTCTCTGAGCGCCGCTTTCCGGGCCGACTGGCCTTCCTTCCTTCGGGTTCCCCTGAGCCTCCCCGGGGTCCAGCTGGCTGGCGCCCTGGTTGAGGAGCATCCCTTGAGGGGGGCGGACGCCCTCCAGCTCGCCTCCTTCGCCTGGCTCCGGGAAAAGCAGGAGAGGGGGCGCTTCTTCACCCTGGACCGCAGGCTCTACCGGGTGGCCTGGGGGCTGGTGCCCACCGTGCCCGTTCCCGCGTTTGCGGAGGGTTGA
- a CDS encoding GntR family transcriptional regulator: protein MVASQTDEAYREMRSRILTLRLRPGEAMSERRLEELLRVSRTPIRAALERLAQEGLVRREGRGYRVAPIDLDELAEAFSLRAVLEATAARWAAARRLQEAPEAQALLERLEGVADLDAELALATEFHLALARLSENRFLVEALSRLLPQIYRARFVEALSPEGRAQAHREHRRILDLILLGEGEEAA, encoded by the coding sequence GTGGTCGCTTCGCAGACCGACGAGGCTTATCGAGAGATGCGTAGCCGCATCCTGACTCTTAGGCTCCGGCCTGGGGAGGCCATGAGCGAGCGGCGGTTGGAGGAACTCCTCAGGGTCTCCCGTACCCCCATCCGCGCCGCCCTGGAACGCCTGGCTCAAGAGGGCTTGGTGCGCCGCGAGGGGCGGGGCTACCGGGTGGCCCCCATTGATCTGGACGAGCTGGCGGAGGCCTTTAGTCTCCGGGCGGTCCTCGAGGCCACGGCGGCGCGCTGGGCTGCGGCCCGCCGTCTCCAGGAGGCCCCGGAGGCCCAGGCCCTCCTGGAGCGCCTGGAGGGGGTGGCGGACCTCGACGCCGAGCTAGCCTTGGCCACGGAGTTCCACCTGGCCTTGGCCCGGCTTTCGGAAAACCGCTTCCTGGTGGAGGCCCTCTCCCGCCTGCTTCCCCAGATCTACCGGGCCCGCTTCGTGGAAGCTCTCTCCCCCGAGGGCCGGGCCCAGGCCCACCGGGAGCACCGGCGCATCCTGGACCTCATCCTCCTGGGCGAGGGGGAGGAGGCGGCCTGA
- a CDS encoding IS3-like element ISMesi1 family transposase (programmed frameshift): MRRWSAKEKVKIVLEVLSGQRTVAEACRAHEVAESVLYRWQRAFLDNAHAAFSHSCAEQEARVRELERLVGQMALELEVPKKSLGTLPAKERRELVMALKEAYPLRLLCRALGVPRSTLYYRSKGPNPEEAVLRGRLRELAGAWPRYGYRRLAALLRGEGFGVGEKRVRSLMRREGLLLTRKPLKPRTTLPEELLPEGVPNLLLGLEVTGFHQVWVADLSYVVLGEGVAYLAVVMDLHTRKILGVALGPRLSQGLALAALEMALREGCPEVHHSDRGVQYTSRAYVERLLGLGVRLSYAGTGRPWENGHAERLIRTVKEEWVDLREYRTLEEARASVEAFVFEVYNRKRPHSALGYLTPEAFVDSLLKGGGSPD; this comes from the exons ATGCGCAGGTGGTCAGCGAAGGAAAAGGTAAAAATTGTGTTGGAGGTCTTGTCGGGTCAAAGGACCGTGGCCGAAGCCTGCCGAGCTCACGAGGTCGCAGAGTCCGTGCTCTACAGGTGGCAACGGGCGTTCTTGGATAACGCCCATGCCGCCTTCTCCCATAGCTGCGCAGAACAAGAGGCCCGCGTCCGCGAACTGGAACGCTTGGTCGGCCAGATGGCCCTGGAGCTGGAGGTCC CTAAAAAAAGCCTCGGGACTCTACCGGCAAAGGAAAGGCGGGAGCTGGTGATGGCCCTCAAGGAGGCCTATCCCCTCCGCCTGCTGTGCCGGGCCCTTGGGGTGCCCCGGAGCACCCTCTACTACCGGTCTAAGGGTCCCAATCCCGAGGAGGCGGTCCTCCGAGGCCGCTTGCGGGAGCTGGCGGGGGCCTGGCCCCGGTATGGATACCGGCGCCTCGCCGCTCTCTTGCGGGGGGAGGGCTTCGGGGTGGGGGAGAAGCGGGTGCGCTCCCTGATGCGGAGGGAAGGCCTGCTCCTTACCCGGAAGCCCCTCAAGCCCAGGACCACTCTCCCGGAAGAGCTTCTCCCGGAGGGGGTGCCCAACCTTCTGCTGGGGCTTGAGGTGACCGGCTTCCACCAGGTGTGGGTGGCGGACCTGAGCTACGTGGTCCTGGGGGAGGGGGTGGCCTACCTGGCGGTGGTGATGGACCTCCACACCCGCAAGATCCTGGGGGTGGCCCTGGGGCCGAGGCTGTCCCAGGGGCTTGCTCTTGCGGCGCTGGAGATGGCCCTTAGGGAGGGATGCCCCGAGGTGCACCATTCGGACCGGGGGGTGCAGTACACCTCCAGGGCCTATGTGGAGCGGCTTTTGGGGCTAGGGGTGAGGCTGAGCTACGCGGGGACGGGGAGGCCCTGGGAGAACGGGCACGCGGAGCGGCTGATCCGGACCGTCAAGGAGGAGTGGGTGGACCTGCGGGAGTACCGGACTCTGGAGGAGGCGCGGGCGTCGGTGGAGGCGTTCGTCTTTGAGGTGTACAACCGCAAGCGTCCGCACTCGGCCTTGGGGTACCTGACGCCTGAAGCTTTTGTGGACAGCCTGTTGAAAGGGGGTGGGAGCCCTGACTAA
- a CDS encoding CaiB/BaiF CoA transferase family protein, with protein sequence MRALEGIRVLELGQFIAAPFAGQLLADHGAEVIKVEPPEGDPMRQWGIQLKEGQSLWWPVIARNKKSVVLDLRHPHGRALARRLALASDVLLENFRPGVLERLGLDPRSLLEEKPSLVVARISGFGQEGPYRDRAGFGSVAEAMGGLRHLVGFPDRPPPRAGLSLGDTLAGLFAAFGVLAALRVRERTGRGQVVDMALTDAVIAALESVLTEYSATGRVRERTGNTLPGLAPSNLYPTRDGRYLQIGANADGPFSRLCQAMGRPELAEDPRYATHRARGAHQAELDELIAAWTQEHALEELDRLLARHGVPAGPVNTAKEVAEDPHFRARGAVVEVETPLGRLLMQGVVPRLSETPGGIAWAGPSLGVHTREILEEVLGLGEEAWAELVAERVVAWAERA encoded by the coding sequence GTGAGGGCCTTGGAGGGCATCCGGGTCTTGGAGCTCGGCCAGTTCATTGCCGCCCCCTTCGCGGGCCAGCTCCTCGCCGACCACGGGGCCGAGGTGATCAAGGTGGAGCCCCCGGAGGGCGACCCTATGCGCCAGTGGGGGATCCAGCTGAAGGAGGGGCAGTCCCTGTGGTGGCCGGTCATCGCCCGCAACAAGAAGAGCGTGGTCCTGGACCTGCGCCACCCCCATGGGCGGGCTCTTGCCCGGAGGCTCGCCCTGGCCTCGGACGTCCTCCTGGAGAACTTCCGCCCCGGGGTCTTGGAGAGGCTCGGCCTGGACCCCAGGAGCCTCCTGGAGGAGAAGCCCTCCCTCGTCGTGGCCCGCATCAGCGGCTTCGGCCAGGAGGGGCCGTACCGGGACCGGGCAGGCTTCGGCAGCGTGGCCGAGGCCATGGGGGGGCTGCGCCACCTGGTGGGCTTCCCCGACCGGCCCCCTCCCCGGGCGGGCCTTTCTCTCGGGGATACCCTGGCCGGCCTCTTCGCCGCCTTCGGGGTCCTGGCCGCCTTGAGGGTGCGGGAGCGGACCGGAAGGGGACAGGTCGTGGACATGGCCCTCACCGACGCGGTGATCGCCGCTTTGGAGAGCGTCCTCACCGAGTACAGCGCCACGGGAAGGGTGCGGGAACGCACGGGGAATACCTTGCCTGGCCTGGCCCCCTCCAACCTCTACCCCACCCGGGACGGCCGCTACCTCCAGATCGGGGCCAACGCCGATGGGCCCTTTTCTCGCCTCTGCCAGGCCATGGGCCGCCCCGAGCTGGCGGAAGACCCCCGCTACGCCACCCACCGGGCCCGGGGGGCGCACCAGGCGGAGCTGGACGAGCTCATCGCGGCCTGGACCCAGGAGCATGCCTTGGAGGAGCTGGACCGCCTCCTCGCCCGCCACGGGGTGCCCGCAGGGCCGGTGAACACCGCCAAGGAGGTGGCGGAAGACCCCCACTTCCGGGCCCGGGGAGCGGTGGTGGAGGTAGAGACCCCCTTGGGCCGTCTCCTCATGCAGGGGGTGGTGCCCAGGCTCTCGGAAACCCCCGGGGGGATCGCCTGGGCTGGCCCCTCCCTGGGAGTCCACACCCGGGAGATCCTGGAGGAGGTCTTGGGCCTAGGGGAGGAGGCCTGGGCCGAGCTGGTGGCGGAAAGGGTGGTGGCATGGGCGGAGAGGGCGTAG
- a CDS encoding ABC transporter ATP-binding protein: MGGEGVGIRFCGVTVRFGAYTAVARVDLEVGPGEFVSLVGPTGCGKSTLLNMAAGLLPPSEGEVYLGGRPLRELNREAGYLFQQDAIFPWKTAMDNVAFPLLLRGVPLSEARARAQAWLEKVGLRGFSHRYPHQLSGGQRKRVGLAQVLIANPHLLLMDEPFSALDVQTRQLMENELLELWQADRKTVLFVTHDPEEAIALSDRVVVLSAGPAARPIGDFPIPLPRPRDVAEVRLTPEFLRIHREIWNLLRGEVMRAHAGA; this comes from the coding sequence ATGGGCGGAGAGGGCGTAGGGATCCGGTTTTGTGGGGTGACCGTCCGCTTCGGCGCGTACACCGCGGTCGCCCGGGTGGACCTGGAGGTGGGGCCCGGGGAGTTCGTGAGCCTGGTGGGACCCACAGGATGCGGCAAGAGCACGCTCTTGAACATGGCCGCGGGCCTCCTTCCCCCCTCGGAGGGGGAGGTCTACCTGGGGGGGAGGCCCCTGAGAGAGCTCAACCGGGAGGCTGGCTACCTCTTCCAGCAGGACGCCATCTTTCCCTGGAAGACCGCCATGGACAACGTGGCCTTCCCCCTTCTCCTCCGGGGAGTACCCCTGTCCGAGGCCCGGGCCCGGGCCCAGGCCTGGCTGGAGAAGGTGGGGCTGCGGGGCTTCAGCCACCGCTACCCCCACCAGCTCTCCGGAGGGCAAAGGAAGCGGGTGGGCCTGGCCCAGGTGCTCATCGCCAACCCCCACCTCCTCCTCATGGACGAGCCCTTTTCCGCCCTCGACGTACAGACCCGGCAGCTCATGGAAAACGAGCTTCTGGAGCTTTGGCAAGCGGATCGGAAGACGGTGCTCTTCGTGACCCACGACCCCGAGGAGGCCATCGCCCTCTCCGACCGGGTGGTGGTCCTCTCGGCGGGGCCAGCCGCCAGGCCCATCGGCGATTTCCCCATCCCTCTGCCCAGGCCCAGGGACGTGGCGGAGGTCCGGCTCACGCCGGAGTTTTTGCGCATCCACCGGGAGATTTGGAATCTCCTCCGGGGGGAGGTGATGCGGGCCCATGCAGGGGCTTAG
- a CDS encoding ABC transporter permease, which produces MQGLRVRLWQTGLFLGFLGLWEGASRARWIDSFFFSRPSEVAQRVFRWFAEGEIYRHLWITSLEMLLTFLIGTLLGVVMGLWLALFPGVSAVLDPYIKALNAIPRIVLAPIFTLWFGLGVLSKVALGVTLVFFVAFFNTYQGVKEVSPVVLANARLLGAGGGQLLRHVYLPSAASWIFSSLRTSIGFAVIGAVVGEYLGAAAGLGYLIAQAEGVFDTTGVFAGMVVLMVFVLILDALVGTVERRLLVWRPRGEGGKG; this is translated from the coding sequence ATGCAGGGGCTTAGGGTTAGGCTTTGGCAGACGGGACTTTTCCTCGGTTTCCTAGGGCTTTGGGAGGGGGCTTCTCGAGCTCGCTGGATCGACTCCTTCTTCTTCTCCCGCCCCTCGGAGGTCGCTCAGCGGGTCTTCCGCTGGTTCGCCGAGGGGGAGATCTACCGCCACCTCTGGATCACCTCCTTGGAGATGCTTCTTACCTTCCTCATCGGCACCCTTCTGGGGGTGGTCATGGGGCTCTGGCTCGCCCTTTTCCCCGGGGTCTCGGCGGTTCTGGACCCTTACATCAAGGCCCTGAACGCCATCCCCCGGATCGTCCTCGCCCCCATCTTCACCCTCTGGTTCGGCCTCGGCGTCCTCTCCAAGGTGGCCCTGGGGGTGACCCTGGTCTTCTTCGTGGCGTTCTTCAACACCTACCAGGGGGTGAAGGAGGTGAGCCCGGTGGTCCTGGCCAATGCCAGGCTGCTCGGGGCGGGCGGGGGCCAGCTCCTCCGCCACGTTTACCTTCCCTCGGCGGCGAGCTGGATCTTCAGCTCCTTGAGGACCTCCATCGGCTTCGCCGTGATCGGGGCGGTGGTAGGGGAGTACCTGGGCGCGGCAGCGGGCCTGGGCTACCTCATCGCCCAGGCCGAGGGGGTCTTTGACACCACGGGGGTCTTTGCGGGCATGGTGGTGCTCATGGTGTTCGTCCTGATCCTGGACGCCCTGGTGGGGACCGTGGAGCGGCGGCTCCTCGTCTGGCGCCCAAGAGGGGAAGGAGGTAAGGGATGA
- a CDS encoding ABC transporter substrate-binding protein, producing MRQVVGILLVLLAAFGLAQASPPKRVILGVGGKTAVVYLPLTVVERLGFFKEEGLDVVIQDLQAGSRALQALIGGSVEVTMGFYDHTIQMQAQERDIVAFVEVGRYPAIVLAVRSDLAGEVRGMADLKGRKVGVSAPGSSTHFFLNYLLVKNGLKPQDVSAIGIGAGAQVVAAVQNKQVDAISNVEPAITFLEERGLIKVLADTRSAAGARAVLGGEYPAAVLYTTRAWLERNPDTAQKLVNAMVRGLRWMQGKSPEEIAQVLPEEYFLGDKALYLKVLKNSLGSFSPTGRFSDTAPLRPLTLLSAFDPNVARAKIDLKRTYTNQFVDRAPK from the coding sequence ATGAGGCAGGTGGTCGGGATCCTTTTGGTTCTTTTGGCGGCTTTCGGTCTAGCCCAGGCCAGCCCTCCGAAGCGGGTGATCTTAGGGGTGGGGGGGAAAACGGCGGTGGTCTACCTGCCCCTCACCGTGGTGGAGCGGCTGGGGTTTTTCAAAGAGGAGGGCCTGGACGTAGTGATCCAGGACCTGCAGGCGGGCTCTCGCGCTCTCCAGGCTCTCATCGGGGGTAGCGTGGAGGTGACCATGGGCTTTTACGACCACACTATCCAGATGCAGGCCCAGGAGCGGGACATTGTGGCCTTTGTGGAGGTGGGCCGCTACCCGGCTATCGTCCTCGCCGTGCGCTCGGACCTGGCGGGCGAGGTCCGGGGGATGGCCGACCTCAAGGGGCGCAAGGTGGGGGTCTCGGCTCCCGGGAGTTCCACCCACTTCTTCCTCAACTATCTCCTGGTGAAAAACGGCCTCAAGCCCCAGGACGTCTCCGCCATCGGCATCGGGGCCGGGGCCCAGGTGGTGGCCGCGGTGCAGAACAAGCAGGTGGACGCCATCTCCAACGTGGAGCCCGCCATCACCTTCCTGGAGGAGCGGGGCCTCATCAAGGTCCTCGCCGACACCCGCTCGGCGGCGGGGGCCCGGGCCGTTTTGGGGGGGGAGTACCCGGCCGCGGTCCTCTACACCACCCGGGCCTGGCTGGAGAGAAACCCCGACACCGCCCAGAAGCTGGTCAACGCCATGGTGCGGGGCCTTCGGTGGATGCAGGGCAAGAGCCCCGAGGAGATCGCTCAGGTCCTCCCCGAGGAGTACTTTCTGGGGGATAAGGCCCTTTACCTCAAGGTGCTCAAGAACTCCCTGGGCTCCTTTTCTCCCACCGGCCGCTTCAGCGACACCGCCCCCCTGAGGCCCCTCACCCTGCTCTCCGCCTTTGATCCAAACGTGGCCCGGGCCAAGATTGACCTCAAGCGGACCTACACCAACCAGTTCGTGGACCGGGCGCCCAAGTGA
- a CDS encoding type II toxin-antitoxin system VapC family toxin, with protein sequence MKLLFDTSSLVAAFVLSHPAHTAAWEWLEQTLEGVHDGAVATHTLAELYAVLTRLPLRPAIPPPVALQLIEENLRGFQTIALSVADYRAVLQRLEKLNLVGGAIYDALIAQAALKAKAERLLTLNPSHFLRLGHDVEAVVLVPGKKA encoded by the coding sequence ATGAAGCTACTCTTCGACACCTCGAGCTTGGTTGCTGCCTTTGTCCTGTCCCACCCGGCCCACACCGCGGCTTGGGAATGGCTCGAGCAGACCCTCGAAGGGGTTCACGACGGCGCGGTAGCCACCCATACCTTGGCCGAGCTGTACGCGGTGCTGACCCGCCTGCCCCTGCGCCCCGCCATCCCGCCCCCGGTAGCCTTACAGCTCATCGAGGAAAACCTCCGGGGCTTCCAGACCATAGCCCTGAGCGTAGCCGACTACCGTGCGGTGCTGCAGCGGCTGGAAAAGCTGAACCTTGTGGGCGGAGCCATTTACGATGCCCTGATCGCTCAAGCTGCCCTCAAGGCCAAGGCCGAGCGGCTGCTCACCCTCAACCCCAGCCACTTCCTCAGGTTAGGCCACGACGTTGAGGCCGTGGTTCTTGTACCGGGGAAGAAGGCGTAA
- a CDS encoding AbrB/MazE/SpoVT family DNA-binding domain-containing protein, producing MQITLDKFGRILIPKKLRERLGLRPDDVLEVQLEDGKLTLLPQRTPPPLRRKGRVLVVESGATADLGQALIHLREERLDELSR from the coding sequence ATGCAAATCACCCTGGACAAGTTTGGGCGGATACTTATCCCCAAAAAGCTGCGTGAGCGCTTGGGCTTGAGGCCTGATGATGTCCTCGAGGTACAGCTCGAGGACGGCAAGCTGACCTTGCTGCCTCAGCGCACCCCACCCCCTTTGCGGCGCAAGGGACGGGTATTGGTGGTGGAGAGCGGGGCCACGGCGGACCTCGGCCAAGCCCTGATCCATCTGAGGGAAGAACGCCTGGACGAACTCTCCCGATGA
- a CDS encoding transposase, which yields MGHQRSPRHSCRAGKAAQSRPSLHLEVARIIHAQTRTDDPLSGQTAGAAVHRTVFPKYSHPNSPKTYTLPQLAACVVLCFYFKMSYRDFVELLRMSQELREALELEAVPHYRTLSRMYQRFRASHLDEMNRQLLQSLGVVEEAVALDSTGFRPTQARAYFQTRRGRPFRSWVKGSYAVGTRSQLILGVLSGRGPSGDSSPLSTLKRRVSPYGKRGDWVILADGGFDGRGVGSRDLIPPLRHRGALKATKAQGASRVGISGEAYFRRVERGVAHKALHFLQHQAHLDLTDYPRFKREGIEVIGPGQIEGANKHVIGQRLKITGAHWSESGASAKALVRSRFFSHNPVTPFHAVRHAAFPTAA from the coding sequence ATGGGTCATCAACGCTCCCCCAGACATTCTTGCCGGGCGGGTAAAGCAGCCCAGTCACGACCGAGCCTGCACCTGGAGGTTGCGCGAATCATCCATGCCCAAACCCGAACGGACGATCCCCTGTCGGGACAGACGGCTGGCGCCGCTGTTCACCGAACGGTCTTTCCCAAATACAGCCACCCCAATAGCCCCAAGACATATACCCTCCCCCAACTGGCCGCCTGCGTCGTGTTGTGCTTCTACTTCAAGATGAGCTACCGTGACTTTGTAGAGCTTTTGCGGATGAGCCAGGAACTCAGGGAGGCACTGGAACTCGAAGCGGTGCCTCACTACCGCACCCTCAGCCGGATGTATCAACGCTTTCGTGCGAGTCACCTGGATGAGATGAACCGGCAGTTATTGCAGAGCTTAGGAGTGGTGGAGGAGGCAGTAGCCTTAGATAGCACCGGGTTTCGCCCCACCCAGGCCCGCGCCTACTTTCAGACCCGGCGGGGTAGACCCTTTCGGAGCTGGGTAAAGGGGAGCTATGCCGTGGGGACACGCAGTCAGCTGATCCTGGGCGTGCTCTCGGGTAGAGGTCCCAGTGGGGACAGCTCCCCTCTCTCCACGCTCAAACGAAGGGTGAGCCCTTACGGGAAACGGGGGGACTGGGTCATCCTGGCGGATGGTGGGTTTGATGGACGAGGGGTAGGGTCCCGTGACCTGATTCCGCCGCTTCGGCACAGAGGGGCTTTGAAGGCTACTAAAGCGCAAGGCGCGAGCCGAGTGGGTATCTCAGGCGAGGCGTATTTTCGCCGAGTGGAGCGAGGGGTGGCCCACAAAGCCCTCCACTTCTTGCAACATCAGGCCCACCTTGACCTCACCGACTATCCCCGCTTCAAGCGGGAAGGTATCGAGGTCATCGGCCCAGGTCAGATCGAAGGCGCCAACAAGCACGTCATCGGCCAAAGACTCAAGATCACCGGGGCCCACTGGAGCGAATCCGGAGCGAGCGCTAAGGCCCTGGTCCGCTCGCGGTTCTTCTCCCACAACCCCGTCACACCTTTCCACGCCGTCCGACACGCCGCTTTCCCCACTGCAGCCTAA
- a CDS encoding amidohydrolase family protein, which produces MELSHIPIYDHHAHALFREEIWRSTPLEPYFSEAYDPRVLSQFVPDTLFFRRSLRDLAEFYGCEATAPAVRAARQGWEYAELARRMFAQANISQWLIDDGIWPDQLMGVEESGALAGVPVRRILRLETELAKLIPWHDSYAGLERAFVELLYATAPTLAGFKSIIAYRSGLEIIPPGLEIEQSYTALKRRLQAGEVPKITNKTLLDAAVWKAFEVAAETELPVQFHTGYGDPDLDLRRANPLHLRAVLEEPRFKGLKVVLLHCYPFVREAGYLASVYPGAYLDVGLTIPYTSVHGMRTAVHEALHLAPIRKVLFSTDAQRTPELFWLAARWGRRVLADVLEVTVQGGDLSDSEARWAAERVLHANAAELYPSSSPR; this is translated from the coding sequence GTGGAGCTATCGCATATCCCCATCTACGACCACCACGCCCACGCCCTGTTCCGCGAGGAAATCTGGCGTTCGACTCCCCTCGAGCCCTACTTCAGCGAGGCCTACGACCCTCGGGTGCTTTCGCAATTCGTTCCCGACACCCTTTTTTTTCGCCGCAGCTTGCGCGACCTGGCTGAATTTTATGGCTGTGAGGCCACGGCTCCCGCGGTGCGAGCGGCCCGGCAGGGCTGGGAGTACGCCGAGCTGGCGCGCCGGATGTTCGCCCAGGCCAACATCTCCCAGTGGCTGATCGACGACGGTATCTGGCCCGATCAGCTGATGGGGGTAGAGGAGAGCGGGGCTCTGGCCGGGGTGCCGGTGCGGCGGATTTTGCGCCTTGAGACCGAACTCGCCAAGCTGATTCCCTGGCACGACAGCTATGCTGGCCTCGAGCGGGCTTTCGTCGAGTTGTTGTATGCAACCGCCCCTACACTGGCGGGCTTCAAGAGCATTATTGCCTATCGCTCCGGGCTTGAGATTATTCCACCGGGCCTCGAGATAGAGCAGAGCTATACCGCCCTCAAACGCCGCTTGCAAGCCGGGGAAGTTCCCAAAATTACGAATAAAACCCTCCTGGATGCGGCTGTGTGGAAGGCCTTCGAGGTCGCCGCCGAGACCGAGCTGCCCGTGCAGTTCCATACCGGCTACGGCGACCCCGACCTGGATCTGCGCCGGGCCAACCCGCTGCACCTGCGAGCGGTCCTAGAGGAACCTCGGTTCAAAGGGCTGAAGGTAGTGCTGCTCCACTGCTACCCCTTCGTGCGTGAGGCCGGGTACCTAGCCAGCGTATACCCCGGCGCATACCTCGACGTTGGCTTGACCATTCCCTATACCAGCGTGCACGGGATGCGCACCGCGGTGCACGAAGCGTTGCACCTGGCCCCGATCCGCAAGGTGCTCTTTTCCACCGACGCCCAGCGTACTCCCGAACTGTTCTGGCTAGCGGCCCGCTGGGGCCGCCGGGTGCTGGCCGATGTCCTGGAGGTCACCGTTCAGGGTGGCGACCTCAGCGACTCTGAGGCAAGGTGGGCGGCGGAGCGCGTCCTGCACGCCAACGCGGCGGAACTATACCCCTCGAGCTCACCGCGCTGA
- a CDS encoding glutamine synthetase family protein yields the protein MEAIRERLERAGVEWVRILWCDHANLIRGKAAHVSLLADGLPEGVGIAMAQQALPVMYDMVAKDSGLGPVGEARLVPDWDTLKLLTYAPGQAQVIGDMRVGGRAWEHCPREYLRQQIAALAALGLCAKAAFENEFFLLWPEGEGYRPADRSVFAATGAMNRHQDFIHELTRALLAQDLQPEFYYPESGPGQQELSIRYSDALEAADHQIVYRETVRGVAVRHGLVASFLPKIFEDAAGSGCHLNLSLWEGENNALGDPAHPTGLSPTGRHFLAGVLAHLPGLTALTIPTPNSFRRIRPHFWAGAFRAWGYDNREAALRVSRGSAGITRFELKASDASANPYLALGALLAAGMDGLRRELPLPPEATVDPGLLSSEERERMGFDPLPTSLGQALDALREDTVLLDSLGPARARAYLAVKQMEWEALKELSLEEEVRLLAERY from the coding sequence ATGGAAGCGATACGTGAGAGGCTCGAGCGGGCTGGAGTCGAGTGGGTGCGCATCCTGTGGTGCGACCACGCCAATTTGATCCGGGGCAAAGCCGCCCACGTGAGCTTGCTGGCCGACGGTCTGCCCGAGGGGGTGGGCATTGCTATGGCGCAGCAAGCTCTCCCGGTGATGTACGACATGGTGGCCAAGGACAGCGGCCTAGGGCCGGTGGGGGAGGCCCGATTGGTACCTGACTGGGATACCCTCAAGCTGCTGACCTACGCTCCTGGCCAGGCTCAGGTGATTGGAGATATGCGCGTGGGGGGGCGGGCCTGGGAACACTGCCCGCGCGAGTACCTGCGCCAGCAGATCGCGGCCCTGGCCGCATTGGGCCTCTGCGCCAAGGCGGCGTTTGAAAACGAGTTTTTCCTCTTGTGGCCGGAGGGAGAAGGGTATCGCCCGGCCGACCGCAGCGTCTTCGCCGCGACCGGTGCGATGAACCGCCACCAGGATTTCATTCACGAACTTACTCGGGCCCTATTGGCCCAAGACCTGCAGCCCGAGTTTTACTACCCCGAGTCCGGCCCCGGCCAGCAGGAGCTTTCGATTCGCTATAGCGACGCCCTGGAAGCCGCCGACCATCAGATCGTTTACCGCGAAACCGTGCGCGGGGTGGCCGTGCGGCACGGCTTGGTAGCGAGCTTTCTACCCAAAATCTTCGAAGATGCTGCCGGAAGTGGCTGCCACCTTAACCTGAGCCTCTGGGAAGGGGAGAATAACGCCTTGGGCGATCCCGCGCATCCTACGGGGCTTAGCCCCACCGGTCGGCACTTCTTAGCCGGGGTGCTGGCCCACCTGCCCGGTTTGACCGCGCTTACCATTCCGACGCCTAACTCCTTCCGGCGCATCCGCCCCCATTTCTGGGCCGGGGCTTTTCGCGCCTGGGGCTACGACAACCGCGAGGCCGCCCTGCGGGTGAGCCGTGGCAGCGCGGGGATTACCCGTTTCGAGCTCAAAGCCTCAGACGCCAGCGCCAACCCCTACCTGGCGCTGGGGGCGCTGCTGGCAGCGGGGATGGATGGCTTGAGGCGCGAACTCCCGCTGCCCCCTGAAGCGACGGTGGACCCCGGGCTGCTCTCGTCGGAGGAGCGTGAACGGATGGGATTCGACCCGCTGCCGACCAGCTTGGGTCAAGCCTTGGACGCGCTGAGGGAGGACACGGTGTTGCTCGACTCTCTGGGTCCCGCACGGGCCAGGGCGTACCTTGCGGTGAAACAAATGGAGTGGGAAGCCCTCAAGGAGCTGAGCCTCGAGGAGGAAGTGCGCTTGCTGGCCGAGCGCTACTAG